Proteins encoded in a region of the Rutidosis leptorrhynchoides isolate AG116_Rl617_1_P2 chromosome 9, CSIRO_AGI_Rlap_v1, whole genome shotgun sequence genome:
- the LOC139866501 gene encoding calcium-transporting ATPase 3, endoplasmic reticulum-type isoform X1 gives MEDAFARSVPEVLDFFGVDPTKGLTDIHVTSHARIYGRNVLPQEESTPFWKLVLKQFDDLLVKILIAAAVVSFLLALVNGETGLTAFLEPSVILLILAANAAVGVITETNAEKALEELRAYQADVATVMRNGCFSILPATELVPGDIVEVSVGCKIPADLRMIEMLSDQLRVDQAILTGESSSVEKEIESAVTTNAVYQDKTNILFSGTVVVAGRARAVVVGVGSNTAMGSIRDSMLKTEDEATPLKRKLDEFGTFLAKVIAGICILVWIVNIGHFRDPVHGGFFQGAVHYFKIAVALAVAAIPEGLPAVVTTCLALGTKRMARLNAIVRSLPSVETLGCTTVICSDKTGTLTTNMMSVSKICVLQSASHGAAATEYSISGTTYAPEGSIYDGMGMQLDFPAQFPCLLHIAMCSALCNESVIQYNPDKKKYEKIGESTEVALRILAEKVGLPGFDSMPSALNMLTKHERASYCNHYWENQFKKISLLEFSRDRKMMSVLCSRKQIEIMFSKGAPESILSKCTSILCNDDGSTVPLTANIRAELESRFSSFAGKDTLRCLALALKRMPPGHQSISLDDEKDLTFIGLVGMLDPPREEVRDAILSCMTAGIRVMVVTGDNKITAESLCRKIGAFDHLEDFVGRSFTASEFENLPASEKLTALQQMTLFTRVEPSHKKMLVEALQHQNEVVAMTGDGVNDAPALKKADIGIAMGSGTAVAKSASDMVLADDNFATIVAAVAEGRAIYNNTKQFIRYMISSNIGEVVCIFVAAVLGIPDTLVPVQLLWVNLVTDGLPATAIGFNKQDSDVMKAKPRKVNEAVVTGWLFFRYLVIGAYVGLATVAGFIWWFIYSDTGPKIPYSELFTLQMNFDSCLKRETTYPCSIFSDRHPSTVAMTVLVVVEMFNALNNLSENQSLVVIPPWSNFWLVGSIGVTMLLHCLILYVQPLSILFSVVPLTWDEWTTVLYLSFPVIIIDEILKFFSRHSIGLRFNLRLWRRPDFLPRREVRDK, from the exons ATGGAGGACGCATTCGCCAGATCTGTTCCTgag GTACTGGATTTTTTTGGAGTGGATCCTACTAAAGGGCTTACTGATATTCAT GTGACAAGTCATGCAAGGATTTATGGCAGAAATG tgTTGCCTCAAGAAGAAA GCACTCCTTTTTGGAAGTTGGTTCTTAAGCAGTTTGATGACTTGCTTGTTAAAATATtgattgctgctgctgttgtttctTTTCTTTTGGCTCTGGTTAATGGAGAGACAGGCTTAACAGCTTTCCTGGAGCCATCA GTTATCCTTCTGATATTGGCTGCAAATGCTGCTGTAGGAGTAATTACAGAAACAAATGCCGAGAAGGCTTTGGAA GAGTTGCGTGCTTATCAAGCGGATGTTGCAACTGTTATGCGTAATG GTTGCTTCTCCATCCTTCCCGCGACAGAACTAGTTCCAGGGGATATTGTTGAAGTAAGTG TGGGTTGCAAAATTCCGGCAGACTTGCGAATGATTGAGATGTTAAGTGATCAGCTACGTGTTGATCAAGCAATTCTTACAG GTGAGAGCTCGTCTGTGGAAAAAGAGATCGAGTCTGCTGTAACTACCAATGCAGTTTATCAAGACAAAACCAATATACTCTTCTCG GGAACAGTAGTTGTTGCAGGTAGAGCAAGAGCTGTTGTGGTTGGAGTTGGTTCAAATACTGCAATGGGCAGCATACGTGATTCTATGTTGAAAACtgaggat GAAGCAACACCGCTCAAGCGAAAGCTTGATGAATTTGGTACTTTTTTGGCCAAG GTCATAGCTGGTATCTGTATATTGGTGTGGATTGTAAATATTGGCCACTTTCGTGATCCTGTTCATGGAGGCTTTTTTCAAGGTGCTGTGCACTACTTCAAG ATTGCAGTTGCCCTTGCTGTTGCTGCGATTCCAGAAGGTCTTCCAGCTGTTGTTACAAC TTGTTTGGCTCTTGGAACCAAAAGAATGGCTCGTTTAAATGCTATTGTGAGATCATTGCCTTCTGTAGAGACATTAGGCTGTACAACAGTGATTTGCAGTGACAAAACTGGTACTCTGACCACAAATATGATGTCAGTTTCAAAG ATTTGTGTGCTTCAATCTGCCAGCCATGGAGCTGCAGCTACAGAATACAGCATTAGTGGTACAACCTATGCACCTGAGGGTTCTATTTATGATGGCATGGGAATGCAG CTTGATTTTCCTGCTCAATTTCCTTGTCTCCTTCACATTGCAATGTGTTCAGCTCTCTGCAATGAGTCTGTTATACAATACAATCCTGACAAGAAAAAGTATGAAAAAATTGGCGAGTCTACCGAAGTGGCTCTTCGTATATTAGCTGAAAAG GTTGGTCTACCTGGTTTTGACTCTATGCCATCTGCTCTGAATATGTTGACCAAGCATGAACGAGCATCTTACTGTAATCATTATTGGGAGAACCAGTTTAAGAAG ATATCTCTTTTGGAGTTTTCTCGTGATCGCAAGATGATGAGTGTTCTTTGTAGTCGAAAGCAGATTGAAATAATGTTCTCCAAAGGTGCCCCAGAGAGTATACTTTCCAAATGCACAAGTATTCTTTGCAATGATGATGGTTCTACCGTTCCTCTAACTGCGAACATTAGAGCTGAGTTGGAATCCAGATTTTCAAG TTTTGCAGGAAAAGATACTTTGAGATGTCTTGCACTTGCCTTAAAAAGGATGCCCCCAGGTCATCAAAGTATTTCCTTAGATGACGAAAAAGACCTTACATTCATTGGATTG GTCGGAATGCTTGATCCACCAAGAGAGGAAGTAAGAGATGCTATACTTTCATGCATGACAGCTGGGATACGTGTTATGGTCGTGACTGGAGATAACAAG ATTACCGCAGAGTCATTGTGTCGAAAGATAGGTGCTTTTGATCACCTTGAAGATTTTGTGGGACGTTCATTCACTGCTTCAGAGTTTGAAAACCTTCCAGCTTCGGAAAAGTTGACGGCATTGCAACAGATGACACTTTTTACTAG GGTTGAACCGTCTCACAAAAAGATGCTGGTGGAAGCACTCCAACATCAAAATGAAGTG GTTGCGATGACTGGAGATGGGGTGAATGATGCACCTGCATTAAAGAAGGCAGACATAGGAATTGCCATGGGATCAGGAACAGCAGTTgccaag AGTGCTTCGGACATGGTTTTGGCTGATGACAATTTTGCTACTATTGTCGCA GCTGTTGCAGAAGGCAGAGCTATATACAATAACACAAAGCAGTTTATCAGATATATGATTTCTTCAAATATTGgagaagtagtttgtatttttgttgcaGCTGTACTTGGAATACCCGATACTCTTGTCCCT GTACAACTTCTTTGGGTGAATTTGGTTACAGATGGATTACCTGCTACAGCAATTGGTTTTAATAAGCAAGATTCCGATGTTATGAAAGCTAAGCCTCGAAAG GTTAATGAAGCTGTTGTTACCGGGTGGCTATTCTTTCGTTATTTAGTGATTGGAG CTTACGTTGGACTTGCAACTGTTGCGGGTTTCATATGGTGGTTTATTTACTCGGACACTGGTCCAAAAATACCATATAGCGAATT GTTTACGCTGCAGATGAATTTCGACAGTTGCTTAAAACGTGAAACTACATACCCATGCAGTATATTTAGTGATCGACACCCTTCAACTGTTGCAATGACAGTGCTTGTTGTTGTTGAAATGTTCAATGCGCTTAACAATCTCAGTGAAAATCAATCCCTTGT TGTTATACCACCATGGAGTAATTTCTGGCTAGTTGGTTCTATTGGTGTTACTATGTTACTTCATTGCCTCATTTTGTATGTCCAACCACTTTCGATTCTTTTTTCT GTGGTGCCATTAACATGGGATGAGTGGACTACCGTTTTGTATTTATCCTTTCCT GTAATAATTATCGACGAGATACTGAAATTTTTCTCCAGACATTCTATTG GCTTGAGATTTAATCTTAGATTATGGAGGAGACCCGATTTCCTTCCCAGAAGGGAAGTACGCGATAAATGA
- the LOC139866501 gene encoding calcium-transporting ATPase 3, endoplasmic reticulum-type isoform X2: MEDAFARSVPEVLDFFGVDPTKGLTDIHVTSHARIYGRNVLPQEESTPFWKLVLKQFDDLLVKILIAAAVVSFLLALVNGETGLTAFLEPSVILLILAANAAVGVITETNAEKALEELRAYQADVATVMRNGCFSILPATELVPGDIVEVSVGCKIPADLRMIEMLSDQLRVDQAILTGESSSVEKEIESAVTTNAVYQDKTNILFSGTVVVAGRARAVVVGVGSNTAMGSIRDSMLKTEDEATPLKRKLDEFGTFLAKVIAGICILVWIVNIGHFRDPVHGGFFQGAVHYFKIAVALAVAAIPEGLPAVVTTCLALGTKRMARLNAIVRSLPSVETLGCTTVICSDKTGTLTTNMMSVSKICVLQSASHGAAATEYSISGTTYAPEGSIYDGMGMQLDFPAQFPCLLHIAMCSALCNESVIQYNPDKKKYEKIGESTEVALRILAEKVGLPGFDSMPSALNMLTKHERASYCNHYWENQFKKISLLEFSRDRKMMSVLCSRKQIEIMFSKGAPESILSKCTSILCNDDGSTVPLTANIRAELESRFSSFAGKDTLRCLALALKRMPPGHQSISLDDEKDLTFIGLVGMLDPPREEVRDAILSCMTAGIRVMVVTGDNKITAESLCRKIGAFDHLEDFVGRSFTASEFENLPASEKLTALQQMTLFTRVEPSHKKMLVEALQHQNEVVAMTGDGVNDAPALKKADIGIAMGSGTAVAKSASDMVLADDNFATIVAAVAEGRAIYNNTKQFIRYMISSNIGEVVCIFVAAVLGIPDTLVPVQLLWVNLVTDGLPATAIGFNKQDSDVMKAKPRKVNEAVVTGWLFFRYLVIGAYVGLATVAGFIWWFIYSDTGPKIPYSELMNFDSCLKRETTYPCSIFSDRHPSTVAMTVLVVVEMFNALNNLSENQSLVVIPPWSNFWLVGSIGVTMLLHCLILYVQPLSILFSVVPLTWDEWTTVLYLSFPVIIIDEILKFFSRHSIGLRFNLRLWRRPDFLPRREVRDK, encoded by the exons ATGGAGGACGCATTCGCCAGATCTGTTCCTgag GTACTGGATTTTTTTGGAGTGGATCCTACTAAAGGGCTTACTGATATTCAT GTGACAAGTCATGCAAGGATTTATGGCAGAAATG tgTTGCCTCAAGAAGAAA GCACTCCTTTTTGGAAGTTGGTTCTTAAGCAGTTTGATGACTTGCTTGTTAAAATATtgattgctgctgctgttgtttctTTTCTTTTGGCTCTGGTTAATGGAGAGACAGGCTTAACAGCTTTCCTGGAGCCATCA GTTATCCTTCTGATATTGGCTGCAAATGCTGCTGTAGGAGTAATTACAGAAACAAATGCCGAGAAGGCTTTGGAA GAGTTGCGTGCTTATCAAGCGGATGTTGCAACTGTTATGCGTAATG GTTGCTTCTCCATCCTTCCCGCGACAGAACTAGTTCCAGGGGATATTGTTGAAGTAAGTG TGGGTTGCAAAATTCCGGCAGACTTGCGAATGATTGAGATGTTAAGTGATCAGCTACGTGTTGATCAAGCAATTCTTACAG GTGAGAGCTCGTCTGTGGAAAAAGAGATCGAGTCTGCTGTAACTACCAATGCAGTTTATCAAGACAAAACCAATATACTCTTCTCG GGAACAGTAGTTGTTGCAGGTAGAGCAAGAGCTGTTGTGGTTGGAGTTGGTTCAAATACTGCAATGGGCAGCATACGTGATTCTATGTTGAAAACtgaggat GAAGCAACACCGCTCAAGCGAAAGCTTGATGAATTTGGTACTTTTTTGGCCAAG GTCATAGCTGGTATCTGTATATTGGTGTGGATTGTAAATATTGGCCACTTTCGTGATCCTGTTCATGGAGGCTTTTTTCAAGGTGCTGTGCACTACTTCAAG ATTGCAGTTGCCCTTGCTGTTGCTGCGATTCCAGAAGGTCTTCCAGCTGTTGTTACAAC TTGTTTGGCTCTTGGAACCAAAAGAATGGCTCGTTTAAATGCTATTGTGAGATCATTGCCTTCTGTAGAGACATTAGGCTGTACAACAGTGATTTGCAGTGACAAAACTGGTACTCTGACCACAAATATGATGTCAGTTTCAAAG ATTTGTGTGCTTCAATCTGCCAGCCATGGAGCTGCAGCTACAGAATACAGCATTAGTGGTACAACCTATGCACCTGAGGGTTCTATTTATGATGGCATGGGAATGCAG CTTGATTTTCCTGCTCAATTTCCTTGTCTCCTTCACATTGCAATGTGTTCAGCTCTCTGCAATGAGTCTGTTATACAATACAATCCTGACAAGAAAAAGTATGAAAAAATTGGCGAGTCTACCGAAGTGGCTCTTCGTATATTAGCTGAAAAG GTTGGTCTACCTGGTTTTGACTCTATGCCATCTGCTCTGAATATGTTGACCAAGCATGAACGAGCATCTTACTGTAATCATTATTGGGAGAACCAGTTTAAGAAG ATATCTCTTTTGGAGTTTTCTCGTGATCGCAAGATGATGAGTGTTCTTTGTAGTCGAAAGCAGATTGAAATAATGTTCTCCAAAGGTGCCCCAGAGAGTATACTTTCCAAATGCACAAGTATTCTTTGCAATGATGATGGTTCTACCGTTCCTCTAACTGCGAACATTAGAGCTGAGTTGGAATCCAGATTTTCAAG TTTTGCAGGAAAAGATACTTTGAGATGTCTTGCACTTGCCTTAAAAAGGATGCCCCCAGGTCATCAAAGTATTTCCTTAGATGACGAAAAAGACCTTACATTCATTGGATTG GTCGGAATGCTTGATCCACCAAGAGAGGAAGTAAGAGATGCTATACTTTCATGCATGACAGCTGGGATACGTGTTATGGTCGTGACTGGAGATAACAAG ATTACCGCAGAGTCATTGTGTCGAAAGATAGGTGCTTTTGATCACCTTGAAGATTTTGTGGGACGTTCATTCACTGCTTCAGAGTTTGAAAACCTTCCAGCTTCGGAAAAGTTGACGGCATTGCAACAGATGACACTTTTTACTAG GGTTGAACCGTCTCACAAAAAGATGCTGGTGGAAGCACTCCAACATCAAAATGAAGTG GTTGCGATGACTGGAGATGGGGTGAATGATGCACCTGCATTAAAGAAGGCAGACATAGGAATTGCCATGGGATCAGGAACAGCAGTTgccaag AGTGCTTCGGACATGGTTTTGGCTGATGACAATTTTGCTACTATTGTCGCA GCTGTTGCAGAAGGCAGAGCTATATACAATAACACAAAGCAGTTTATCAGATATATGATTTCTTCAAATATTGgagaagtagtttgtatttttgttgcaGCTGTACTTGGAATACCCGATACTCTTGTCCCT GTACAACTTCTTTGGGTGAATTTGGTTACAGATGGATTACCTGCTACAGCAATTGGTTTTAATAAGCAAGATTCCGATGTTATGAAAGCTAAGCCTCGAAAG GTTAATGAAGCTGTTGTTACCGGGTGGCTATTCTTTCGTTATTTAGTGATTGGAG CTTACGTTGGACTTGCAACTGTTGCGGGTTTCATATGGTGGTTTATTTACTCGGACACTGGTCCAAAAATACCATATAGCGAATTG ATGAATTTCGACAGTTGCTTAAAACGTGAAACTACATACCCATGCAGTATATTTAGTGATCGACACCCTTCAACTGTTGCAATGACAGTGCTTGTTGTTGTTGAAATGTTCAATGCGCTTAACAATCTCAGTGAAAATCAATCCCTTGT TGTTATACCACCATGGAGTAATTTCTGGCTAGTTGGTTCTATTGGTGTTACTATGTTACTTCATTGCCTCATTTTGTATGTCCAACCACTTTCGATTCTTTTTTCT GTGGTGCCATTAACATGGGATGAGTGGACTACCGTTTTGTATTTATCCTTTCCT GTAATAATTATCGACGAGATACTGAAATTTTTCTCCAGACATTCTATTG GCTTGAGATTTAATCTTAGATTATGGAGGAGACCCGATTTCCTTCCCAGAAGGGAAGTACGCGATAAATGA